The nucleotide sequence AATGTCGTCTTTCCTTGCTGTTTCAACTGTTCTTTCCACAGCCCAATCGAATGTAAGATATCACGATTACGAACAAGATCGAGCGCTTGCACTTCGTCCTTTTTCTTTATTTTCGTCGTCTCTTGAAGCCGTGGTCGATAATCCGCAACAGCCGCAGATTTGATCACAATGTCCTGCTCTGGCAGCCTAGACATTACCGCTTCATACATTTCATCCGCTGATGTAACCGACACTGCATGAACTCCTTGCGGTGGCGTGCTATCTACCCTGCCATAAATAAGCGTAACCTCAGCACCCCAATCTCTAGCTGCCTCAGCAAACGCAAAGCCCATTTTTCCCGAAGAATCATTCGTTATATATCGAACAGGATCAATCCGCTCGATTGTGCCTCCAGCCGTAATTAATACGCGCTGTCCACGCAACGGACGAGAACCTGCAATCTTCTCCACAATACAGCTTACGATTTCATCTGGTTCTGCCAATCTCCCTTTACCTACATAACCGCAAGCTAGCTGTCCTGTGCCCGGCTCAACAAAAGTAACTCCACGCGCTGCAAGCTTCTCCACATTGTCAACAACTGCAGGATGCTCCCACATATGCACATTCATAGCGGGTGCAACAAGTATCGGTGCAGTAACTGCGAGCAGCGTCGTACTTAACATATCGTCAGCGAGACCATGCGCCATCTTCGCTATACTATTCGCAGTTGCTGGTGCAACAACAACGAGATCAGCCGCATCTGCCCAATCAATATGCTGAACAATGGACGCATCGCGTTCATCAAACACATCAGTCGCCACAGGGTGACGTGAGATCGTCTGTAAAGTTAGTGGAGTAATGAATTTAGTTGCCCCTTCGGTCATAATGACTCTAACAGCTGCACCCAGACTAACAAGACGACTGCATAATGTAGCGGCTTTATATCCGGCAATCCCACCGGTAATTCCTAATATAATCGTCTTTCCCGTGAGTGGCTTGTCCATCGTTTCCCCTCTTCCCTAGAAAAAAAACAACCGCAAGGGTTGTTCTTCATCGATTGCCTTATTGCTTAATATGCTCGACATGTATTGCTTCTTTGTAGATCTCTTCGAGCGCAACGCCCACATACTTGTGAGACTTAGGTGCACCTACGCCACACAATGCACCTTCGCGTAAATCACGTGCTCTCTTCGATGCAGCAACGACTAGCGTATATTTGCTATCGACCTTCCTTACAAGCTCGTCGATGGATGGATATAACACAACGATCACCTCTTCCTTAAACGTTATCTGCTGCCGCTACGGCATCTATATCTGGGAGCAATTCGTGGAGAAATCTCTCTCTCTTGCAATGCTCCGCAGTAATGATCGCACTGATTCGATCGCAAGCGAGTTCAATTTGGTCGTTTACGACTGCATAGTCATAATGATAGAGCAAATTAATTTCCTCTTGCGCCATCGATAGCCGATGGTCGATGACCGTTTGGGATTCTGTCCCTCTGCCTGTAATTCTAGTCTTTAATTCATTCAATGAAGGTGGCATGAGGAAAATAAATACGCCCTCAGGAAACTTCTCCTTCACCTTGAGCGCGCCCTGCACTTCGATTTCGAGAATAATATCTTTACCTTCAGATAATGTCTTCTCCACGAAGTCGCGTGGCGTACCGTAATAGTTCCCAACATATTGAGCATATTCAAGCAATGCGTCCCGTTCGATCATTTCTTGAAACTGCTCACGCGATTTGAAGAAATAATTGACCCCGTCTTGTTCTCCCTCCCGTGGCGATCGTGTCGTCGCAGATACAGAGTAGATAAGATCTGGCAGTCTTTTGCGCAATGCCGCGCACACTGTTCCTTTGCCAACGCCAGATGGGCCTGACAGTACGAATAATAAACCTTTGTTCATGGACTTCCTCAATTCATTCATCATGTTCGTCATCTTTAGTTGATAACCGATGTGCGACCGTTTCTGGTTGAACAGCAGACAAAATGACATGATCACTGTCCGTAATAATCACAGCTCGGGTACGGCGACCATATGTTGCATCAATCAACATATGTCGATCTCGCGCTTCTTGAATAATCCGTTTAATCGGTGCTGATTCCGGACTTACAATCGAAATAATTCGATTTGCTGATACAATGTTACCAAATCCGATATTAATCAGCTTGATCGCCATAGTGACACATTCCCTTCGGGCATGCTTATCCATAATAAAAAAAGATATATTGTTTTATTGTACTTCAAAACCAAAGGGTGGACAAGTACATGTCATACGACTTTATTCATCAACAACGATCGCTCCGCTTTTCTCATGAACATAACGCGTTAAAGCGACCGTCATCTCATAAGCCATAAATGGAGTCATCAAATAAATCCCTTTGAAATGAGTCATCGCCACATCAAGCAACTCTTGTGCAATCTTGACACCTTCTGCACGACCTTCTACACCTTCTAGGCCCTTCATTCGCTCTAGCACAGATTGTGAGAGCTGAATTCCCGGAACCTCATTATGCAAATATTCTGCGTTACGACCATTCGCAAGTGGGAAAATGCCTAAGAAAATTGGTACGTTCAGATGCTTCGTCGACTCAGCGATGCGCTCGATCAGTTCTGCGTCATATACGGGCTGAGTCATAATGTAATCGGCGCCTGCTGCGATCTTCTTCTCTAGTCGTTGTACAGCTTTATCCAAATACTTCACATTCGGGTTGAAGGCTGCGCCAACAATAAACTTCGCCTTCTGCTTTAAAGGTTTACCTGAAAAAGCGATCCCTTCATTCAACTGCTTGATCATCTTAATAATTTCAAATGAGGTTAAATCGTACACGGAGCTTGAGCCAGGCAAATCACCAAACTTTGCAGGATCACCAGTTACAGCAAGCACATGGTCAATACCAAGCGCATCAAATCCCATCATATGCGATTGAGTACCGATTAGGTTGCGATCACGGCAAGCAATATGTGCAAGCGGACGGATACCAACACGTTCCTTAAGCAATGCAGCAAGCGCCAAATTGCTCATTCGAGTGACCGCAAGGGAGTTGTCCGCCATCGTTAAAGCGTCTGCCTTCGCTTCTTTAAGCGCTGCAGCGCCTACAAGAAACTTGGAGATATCTAAGTCGCGTGGTGGATCTAACTCAACGATGACCGTATGGCGTTGCTTTACAAGTTCAACAATATTAGGCTCATCATTGCCATTCGAATGGCCACCGACTTGCTGATCCGGTGCTTGATACTCCGTCACCTCGATCGTTTCAACAGCTGTCGTTGATCTTTCCTGTTGCTCCTGAGGACGTTGCTCTGGATCATATTGACTGAGTGCTTGAGCAATTGCTGAAATATGCTCAGGTGTCGTTCCACAGCATCCCCCGATTAAACGAACTCCTGCATCTGCGAATTTCAGAGCTGATGCACCGAAATATTCTGAAGTCGCTGAGTATACGACCTTTCCATCGACATACTCAGGTAATCCTGCATTCGGAAACACACTTAATGAAGCATCCAAATCGTGAGGGATCGAAGAGATCGCACGCAAAATGCCATTAGGACCACTCCGACAATTAAAACCGAGCACATCGGCTCCTTCACCCTTTAAGCGACGAAATGCTTCAGCAAGCGGTGTTCCATCAGCAGTACGGTGTGGGTCTTCGACTGCAAATTGGCAGATGACACTAATATCGCTTTGCTTCCGAATAATTCCGAGTGCAAGTGATAGTTCTTCAAGATCGAAGAACGTTTCTAAAATTAAGCCATCGACCCCCGCTCCGATCAGTGCGCCGATCTGCTCTTCGAAATCTCTTTTCACCGTTGCGAGCTTTATATTTTTCCCTGCGCCACTGCGGACAGAACCGATTGAACCTACGACATATGCGCTTGAGCCAACTGCATTACGAGCAAGTTGCACTCCGGCGACATTAATCTCTTCTGTCTGCTTCTCCAGTCCAAACTTCAATAGTTTATTGTACTGCGCAGAATATGTATTCGTCTCTATGATTTCGGCACCAGCAGCCGCATATTTACGATGAACATCCGCAATAACTTCAGGTTTCAGCAGATTATATTCCTCGAAAGATACACCTATTGGTAAACCGAGTTGATATAAGTAAGTAGCCATTGCACCGTCGCCAACTCTTGGCCTTTGTGCAAGCGCTGTACGCAAATCCGGTTTCATGAATTTTCCCCATCCATTCCATACATAAAGTACTCTTAATGTAGCATAAATTTGAACTTACGAACACAGCAAAGCAAAAACCCGGCAAACGCCGGATTCATGTTCTACCTCATGATTTAGCTTATAACGAGCCAGTAAAAACTGTCGCCGCTGGTCCCGTCATGTAAACGTGATTGTCTGCTTCATTCCAATGAATGAATAAGTCACCACCAGCAAGTGAAACCGTCGCCTGACGCTCGGTCAAACCATTGAGTACAGAAGAGACTAGCGTTGCGCATGCTCCAGTTCCACATGCGAGTGTCGGACCTGCCCCTCGCTCCCATACCCGCATCTCGACGTGCTTGCGTGAATTCACTTTTGCAAATTCCACATTAATTTTACGCGGGAATAACGGATCGATCTCCAGCTTTGGCCCCCAAGACGTCGTATCGAATGTAATCGCATCTTCCACATAAATGACACAGTGAGGGTTACCCATCGATACAGCAGTAAATTGAAACTCAACGCCTTCAACAGTTACAGAATGTCCGAGCACAGGATTCGCATCGATTGTCGTTGGAACGTCCAATCCGTTCAAGATTGGCTGCCCCATATCAACCGTCACTCGGCCTACCTCACCGTTATCGATTTCAAGCTGAACCAGCTGCACACCTGCACCGATCGTCTCAATCGTAATATTGGTTTTGCTAATCAAGTTATGATCATAAACAAATTTCGCAACACAGCGAATGGCATTGCCACATTGCTCGGCTTCGGAACCATCTGAATTGATAATTCTCATATAAAAATCAGCCACATCAGAAGGCAAAATAAAGACCAAGCCATCCGCGCCGATTCCGAAGAAACGGTTGCATAGCTTGATCGCTAGTTGTCCGACATTGTCCGGAAGTGCTTCCTGTCCTGCCACAACGATAAAGTCATTGCCTAGTCCATTCATCTTTGTAAATTCCATCAGGATTGTCCTCCTATATACGTTTCCATTCGTCACACCTCTTCATTAATCATAAGAGTTATGGCGAAAGATGAGCATACAGCAATCCCTCGATTATTTGCACTTTTCCGCTGTCTTTAAAACCTTAGTCGCTGATAATCCGAAGCTTATCGAGCGCTTGCTTTGCACGTTGACGCGCAACCTCGACGGTATCGCCTGTGGATAATGCTACCGCCATGCGGCGACCGAGCTTAGTCACTGGTTTGCCAAATACGCGAAGCTGCGTATGTGGCACTTCCAACGCTTGATCCAACCCTTCAATGTGATACGACTCTAACGCTTCATTCGCTTTGAGCGGACGGCTTGCACCGGGTGCGATGAATGCAATGTCCGGGATCGGTAGACCTACTATTGCACGTACATGCAACGCAAATTCAGACAAGCTTTGACTGACTAGCGTAACTAACCCTGTATCATGTGGACGAGGAGATACTTCGCTGAAGATCACACGGTCGCCTGCGAGAAATAACTCGACTCCGAAGATCCCTGCACCGCCGAGCTCGTCTGTTATTGCTCCCGCAATCCGCTTCGCTTCAGCAAGCTGCGACCCCGTCATGTGGTGGGGTTGCCACGATTCAATATAATCGCCATCCTGCTGGATATGACCAATCGGTTCACAGAACTTCGTACCGTTCACCGAACGAAC is from Candidatus Cohnella colombiensis and encodes:
- the gmk gene encoding guanylate kinase gives rise to the protein MNKGLLFVLSGPSGVGKGTVCAALRKRLPDLIYSVSATTRSPREGEQDGVNYFFKSREQFQEMIERDALLEYAQYVGNYYGTPRDFVEKTLSEGKDIILEIEVQGALKVKEKFPEGVFIFLMPPSLNELKTRITGRGTESQTVIDHRLSMAQEEINLLYHYDYAVVNDQIELACDRISAIITAEHCKRERFLHELLPDIDAVAAADNV
- the coaBC gene encoding bifunctional phosphopantothenoylcysteine decarboxylase/phosphopantothenate--cysteine ligase CoaBC: MDKPLTGKTIILGITGGIAGYKAATLCSRLVSLGAAVRVIMTEGATKFITPLTLQTISRHPVATDVFDERDASIVQHIDWADAADLVVVAPATANSIAKMAHGLADDMLSTTLLAVTAPILVAPAMNVHMWEHPAVVDNVEKLAARGVTFVEPGTGQLACGYVGKGRLAEPDEIVSCIVEKIAGSRPLRGQRVLITAGGTIERIDPVRYITNDSSGKMGFAFAEAARDWGAEVTLIYGRVDSTPPQGVHAVSVTSADEMYEAVMSRLPEQDIVIKSAAVADYRPRLQETTKIKKKDEVQALDLVRNRDILHSIGLWKEQLKQQGKTTLPFIVGFAAETNDLEKYAMDKLNRKKCDLIVANDVSQSGAGFGTETNIVSLYDADGLLLQLPQLSKKDVAKRVLDIVLARIGAEKGLER
- the dapF gene encoding diaminopimelate epimerase; the encoded protein is MEFTKMNGLGNDFIVVAGQEALPDNVGQLAIKLCNRFFGIGADGLVFILPSDVADFYMRIINSDGSEAEQCGNAIRCVAKFVYDHNLISKTNITIETIGAGVQLVQLEIDNGEVGRVTVDMGQPILNGLDVPTTIDANPVLGHSVTVEGVEFQFTAVSMGNPHCVIYVEDAITFDTTSWGPKLEIDPLFPRKINVEFAKVNSRKHVEMRVWERGAGPTLACGTGACATLVSSVLNGLTERQATVSLAGGDLFIHWNEADNHVYMTGPAATVFTGSL
- a CDS encoding DUF370 domain-containing protein, which translates into the protein MAIKLINIGFGNIVSANRIISIVSPESAPIKRIIQEARDRHMLIDATYGRRTRAVIITDSDHVILSAVQPETVAHRLSTKDDEHDE
- the rpoZ gene encoding DNA-directed RNA polymerase subunit omega, giving the protein MLYPSIDELVRKVDSKYTLVVAASKRARDLREGALCGVGAPKSHKYVGVALEEIYKEAIHVEHIKQ
- a CDS encoding bifunctional homocysteine S-methyltransferase/methylenetetrahydrofolate reductase, encoding MKPDLRTALAQRPRVGDGAMATYLYQLGLPIGVSFEEYNLLKPEVIADVHRKYAAAGAEIIETNTYSAQYNKLLKFGLEKQTEEINVAGVQLARNAVGSSAYVVGSIGSVRSGAGKNIKLATVKRDFEEQIGALIGAGVDGLILETFFDLEELSLALGIIRKQSDISVICQFAVEDPHRTADGTPLAEAFRRLKGEGADVLGFNCRSGPNGILRAISSIPHDLDASLSVFPNAGLPEYVDGKVVYSATSEYFGASALKFADAGVRLIGGCCGTTPEHISAIAQALSQYDPEQRPQEQQERSTTAVETIEVTEYQAPDQQVGGHSNGNDEPNIVELVKQRHTVIVELDPPRDLDISKFLVGAAALKEAKADALTMADNSLAVTRMSNLALAALLKERVGIRPLAHIACRDRNLIGTQSHMMGFDALGIDHVLAVTGDPAKFGDLPGSSSVYDLTSFEIIKMIKQLNEGIAFSGKPLKQKAKFIVGAAFNPNVKYLDKAVQRLEKKIAAGADYIMTQPVYDAELIERIAESTKHLNVPIFLGIFPLANGRNAEYLHNEVPGIQLSQSVLERMKGLEGVEGRAEGVKIAQELLDVAMTHFKGIYLMTPFMAYEMTVALTRYVHEKSGAIVVDE